The following are encoded together in the Lathyrus oleraceus cultivar Zhongwan6 chromosome 3, CAAS_Psat_ZW6_1.0, whole genome shotgun sequence genome:
- the LOC127132639 gene encoding syntaxin-42 yields MATRNRTVEFRKYRDTVKSLRTPLSSSASASSGGPVIEMVNTSLLRSSNRSSYTPLSTQDPGPSSSSDAFTVGLPPSWVDDSEEIATNIQRAKVKMSELTKAHAKALMPSFGDGKDDQRQIETLSREITALLRKSEVRLKKLSAGRGSSEESNVRKNVQRSLATDLQNLSMDLRRKQSAYLKRLQKQQEGYDGIDLEINFNGSKSRLQDDGFDDVGFSEAQMTKLKKNEHISAEREREIDQVASSVHELAQIMKDLSVLVIDQGTIVDRIDYNIQSVATTVEEGFKQLQKAERTQKKGGMITCATVLVIMCFVMLVLLIIKEIIF; encoded by the exons ATGGCAACGAGAAACCGAACTGTAGAGTTCAGAAAGTACAGAGACACCGTCAAAAGCTTACGAACTCCTCTTTCTTCGTCAGCTTCCGCTTCTTCCGGTGGTCCTGTCATTGAAATGGTTAACACTTCGCTTCTTCGTTCCAGTAACCGATCTTCGTATACTCCTCTCAGTACCCAAGACCCAGGTCCATCTTCCTCTAG TGATGCGTTTACTGTGGGTTTGCCGCCATCTTGGGTGGATGATTCTGAAGAAATAGCTACGAATATACAACGTGCAAAGGTTAAAATGTCGGAGTTAACTAAAGCTCATGCGAAGGCTTTAATGCCCTCGTTTGGTGATGGTAAAGACGATCAGCGTCAGATTGAGACGCTATCGCGGGAAATTACAGCTCTCCTCAGAAAGTCTGAAGTGAGGCTGAAAAAGCTTTCTGCTGGTAGAGGATCTTCTGAGGAATCTAATGTCAGAAAAAATGTGCAG CGTTCACTTGCTACAGACCTTCAGAACCTGTCAATGGACCTCCGGCGGAAGCAGTCAGCATATTTGAAACGGTTGCAGAAACAACAAGAG GGTTATGATGGGATTGACTTGGAGATTAACTTTAATGGGAGTAAATCTCGATTGCAGGATGATGGATTCGATGATGTG GGTTTTAGTGAAGCACAAATGACAAAGCTAAAGAAAAATGAGCACATATCAGCGGAAAGAGAAAGAGAAATTGATCAG GTCGCTAGTTCAGTCCACGAACTTGCTCAGATCATGAAGGATCTCTCTGTCCTTGTGATAGACCAG GGAACAATTGTAGATAGAATCGACTACAACATTCAGAGTGTTGCTACGACTGTTGAGGAGGGCTTTAAGCAGTTGCAAAAG GCGGAAAGAACACAGAAAAAAGGAGGGATGATTACATGTGCAACGGTCCTTGTTATCATGTGCTTTGTCATGCTAGTTCTGTTGATAATCAAGGAGATAATCTTCTAG